Within bacterium, the genomic segment GTAGTCCTTGCCGAAGCGCGCGAGGTTCTCCAGTTCGGTGTCGAACTGGTCGTAGTGGGTCTCCTCGTCGGCCACGAGGGACTCGAAGATCGCCTTGCTCTGGCTGTCGGCGTTCTGCGAACACTCGAGCGCCATCCGGTTGTAGTCCCTGGCGCTCTGCTCCTCCATGCCGGCGGCCATTTCCAGCATCTTCTGCACGTCGGTCTCCTTGACGACCGGCTGGCTGGCGACCATCTCCACGTCCCCCTTCAGGAAGAGG encodes:
- a CDS encoding bacterioferritin translates to YMYWHFHCDDQGFDLLAGLFKMTAIKEMIHIETLAERILFLKGDVEMVASQPVVKETDVQKMLEMAAGMEEQSARDYNRMALECSQNADSQSKAIFESLVADEETHYDQFDTELENLARFGKDYLALQSMERAKSRGKPAG